AGGCCCAGCGCCAGCGCCGGCAGCAGCGAGGGGCGTGCGGCCCAGCCCGGCCCGGCGAGGACCAGCAGCAGGGCGGCGAAGGCGATGCCGGTGGCGTAGTGGACGAGCCAGCCCAGGGCCAGTTCGCCGCGAATCGGCGCGGCCTTGGCGATGGCGGGGTGGCGTACCCGGCCGCGCACCAGGTGGCCGACCCAGCGGCCGACGAAGGCGAAGCTCAGGGTCGGTACGCCCAGGCGCTGCAGGAGCAGCAGCCAGGCGTCCATCACCAGGGTGGCGCCGGCACCGATGGCGATGATGAGCAGGAAGTTGTGCAGTAACGGGTTCATGGCGGCCTCACTCGGGTTGACCAACAGGGGTTTCGATGTGAGGCTACAAGTTCAAGTGAACTTGAGGTCAAGAGGTATTCGCATGGATATCGCCGAAGTCGCCAGGCGCTCCGGGTTGCCCGCGTCGACGCTGCGCTTCTACGAGGAAAAGGGCCTGGTACAGGTGCTCAACCGCCAGGGCGAGCGGCGCCGCTTCGGCCCGCAGATTCTCGACCAGCTGGCGCTGATCTCCCTCGGCCAGTCCGCCGGCTTCAGCCTGGAGGAGATCCGCAGCATGCTGACCAGCAATGGCGAGCCGAACATCGACCGCCAGGCGCTACTGGCCAAGGCTGCCGAGATCGATGCCAGCATCAAGCGCCTGCGCGCCATGAGCCGTGGCCTGCGCCATGCCGCCGCCTGCCGGGCGCCGAGCCATGCCGAGTGCCCGACTTTCCAGCGCCTGCTCAAGGACGCCGCCGCCGCGGCGCATGCGCGCAAGACCGGGCGCAAGCCGGGGCGCTAGCGGCGGGCGCCAGGCGGTGCGGCATTCGCCGGGGCTTGGCGGTATCATGCCGGCTTTTCGGGGCGGTGCGAGCACTGCCGGAGCAAGGAGAGGGTTATGACGGAGACGATCCGCGTATTCGTGGGCTGCGATCCGAACGATTGCGACCTGGAACAGATGATGGTGCTGGACTACAGCATCCGTAAGCATTGCTCGCAGCCGGTGGAGATC
This DNA window, taken from Pseudomonas alcaligenes, encodes the following:
- a CDS encoding DUF2938 domain-containing protein; this encodes MNPLLHNFLLIIAIGAGATLVMDAWLLLLQRLGVPTLSFAFVGRWVGHLVRGRVRHPAIAKAAPIRGELALGWLVHYATGIAFAALLLVLAGPGWAARPSLLPALALGLATVAVPLLLIQPAMGAGIASRNTPTPLRNSLKSLTTHSVFGLGLYLSAALVAALQP
- a CDS encoding helix-turn-helix domain-containing protein; the protein is MDIAEVARRSGLPASTLRFYEEKGLVQVLNRQGERRRFGPQILDQLALISLGQSAGFSLEEIRSMLTSNGEPNIDRQALLAKAAEIDASIKRLRAMSRGLRHAAACRAPSHAECPTFQRLLKDAAAAAHARKTGRKPGR